The Niallia alba genome includes a window with the following:
- a CDS encoding DUF92 domain-containing protein: protein MSSIIYPIFIFFVSYYAFKRRSLTKSGAIAAFFVGTGIAIGFGYKGLIVLGVFFVSSSMFSKYKGKTKQSMAEKTQKGSTRDALQVMANGGFAAIASIVYYFTKDSIWITVFSILLAAANSDTWASEIGSLSKKNPISVRTWKPTETGTSGAISVLGTWAALAGAFVIALTAIVLFPIHLGGFVSIILFGFLGNVIDTILGAFVQVEYKCPVCGKIFETKWKCHESLVKIKGFALFNNDMVNVLSGLLAALLYFVFFQ, encoded by the coding sequence ATGAGTAGTATTATATATCCTATTTTCATTTTTTTTGTTTCTTATTATGCTTTCAAACGTCGATCTTTAACTAAGAGTGGTGCAATTGCAGCTTTTTTCGTCGGTACAGGAATTGCGATCGGGTTTGGCTATAAAGGATTAATTGTTCTAGGAGTATTTTTTGTGTCTTCTAGTATGTTTTCAAAATACAAAGGGAAAACAAAACAATCGATGGCAGAAAAAACACAAAAAGGATCTACTCGCGATGCATTACAAGTTATGGCAAATGGAGGGTTTGCTGCCATTGCTAGTATCGTTTATTATTTTACTAAAGACTCCATTTGGATTACTGTTTTCTCCATTTTGCTTGCAGCTGCCAATTCGGATACATGGGCTTCTGAAATTGGTTCATTAAGTAAAAAAAATCCAATCTCTGTTCGAACATGGAAACCAACAGAAACAGGCACTTCAGGGGCAATCAGTGTTTTAGGGACATGGGCTGCATTAGCAGGGGCGTTTGTTATTGCATTAACAGCAATCGTATTATTTCCCATTCATTTAGGAGGATTTGTTAGCATCATTCTATTTGGATTTCTAGGGAATGTTATTGATACCATTTTAGGAGCATTTGTACAAGTGGAGTATAAGTGTCCAGTTTGTGGGAAAATTTTTGAAACAAAGTGGAAATGTCATGAAAGCCTAGTTAAGATAAAAGGGTTTGCTCTATTTAATAATGATATGGTGAATGTACTTTCTGGTTTGTTGGCAGCCTTGTTGTATTTTGTCTTCTTTCAGTAA
- a CDS encoding 5-formyltetrahydrofolate cyclo-ligase codes for MQEKKQFRTNIIKQLHKISKPQYEQMSYQIALQLYKDVSFTSANHIGITISKFPEVDTYQIIRTAWQLGKKVSIPKCDPATRQMTFRQLEHFNQLESVYSNLFEPIVEETEQTDPAQIDLLLVPGLAYSPKGYRLGFGGGYYDRFLQNYKGKTISLAFSMQLQKEIPKENHDLAVQKIITNEGVLCTDE; via the coding sequence ATGCAGGAAAAAAAACAGTTTCGAACAAATATAATCAAACAACTACATAAAATTAGTAAGCCTCAATATGAGCAAATGTCTTATCAGATAGCTCTCCAATTATATAAGGACGTTTCCTTTACTTCTGCTAATCATATCGGGATTACCATTTCCAAATTTCCTGAAGTTGATACTTATCAAATTATTCGTACAGCTTGGCAATTAGGAAAAAAGGTAAGTATTCCAAAGTGCGACCCCGCAACTAGACAAATGACTTTTCGCCAATTAGAGCATTTTAATCAGCTTGAATCTGTTTATAGTAATTTGTTCGAACCTATTGTAGAAGAAACAGAACAAACAGATCCAGCACAAATTGATTTACTCCTTGTTCCAGGGCTAGCCTATTCGCCAAAAGGATATAGACTAGGTTTCGGAGGAGGATATTATGACCGCTTTCTGCAAAATTATAAAGGAAAGACAATATCGTTAGCTTTTTCTATGCAGCTACAGAAAGAAATCCCAAAAGAGAACCATGACCTAGCAGTCCAAAAAATAATTACAAATGAAGGGGTATTATGTACAGATGAGTAG
- the rpmG gene encoding 50S ribosomal protein L33, with product MRVNITLACTECGDRNYISKKNKRNNPDRLELKKYCSREKRTTVHRETK from the coding sequence ATGCGTGTAAACATTACGTTAGCTTGCACTGAATGTGGTGATCGTAACTACATTTCTAAAAAAAATAAACGAAATAATCCAGATCGTCTTGAGCTAAAAAAATATTGCTCAAGAGAAAAACGTACTACAGTTCACCGTGAAACAAAATAA
- a CDS encoding glycosyltransferase, with product MNGSYFQLIVINKIPFMNYFSKDKHAKKEFYEQTINFINFLYHTEKDNPSYTIQLVIPPIYLEMLDLPSFREEITEFLEKEAQDVELLSYWLQKEKNLLKVLKKLIQENRIELLGSPASFSLLSNVSTSTGVQLQMEMGLSIIDDYLDYRPKGFWFPEGYFSPGLDLYLKKEKLTYSYLNSATIYHSDPLPSDVGIAVESPHDVVFFPIEESLYQIFQVENVTKHAWDKAIMELLESYNHYTNESVLSLPINLDNYVKVREDLNKTIRYLSDEGYMVHITPNTYLTQFSQGMDHVHLCASFLNRDRKRNMHKQSSSYVSLVFMEREIHQWRQTTLNTDSQRIQKQLEKEWIMLSALLYQDNGEKEVAADYLDAANKLSRYLKGSIDKEWLSFREQEYPILNTTIQMTNQKLIQKESANRKKALILSWEYPPNVIGGLGTHVVGLTSSLVKNGYEVHLITAQDMNKGAEDVEEKDGLFVYRVKPMHSMEHNFIHWIGGLNLAMWDKAVEIAKHMTFDLIQAHDWLVGAAALSLKDQFQIPLIATIHATEHGRNGGIYTEMQKFIHEKERQLIHAADSLIVCSEYMQNEVMTVFEVEQAKISVIPNGVESLKMEEISLAPIESSYLNSNQKIIFAMGRMVKEKGFGTLLEAARKLLKKRSDISFVIAGVGPMYDEYQKFIERNRLSENVRLIGYLQEEQKNAFYAHANIVVIPSSYEPFGIVALESLVFAIPTIVSQTGGLKGIIKDKETGLYMEPNNAENLVENIEYLLENPLVGKEIGQNGKKLVSHLFSWNRIGEETRRVFDELIVHAKVKESISN from the coding sequence ATGAATGGTTCTTATTTTCAATTGATTGTAATCAATAAGATCCCTTTTATGAACTATTTTTCGAAAGATAAGCACGCTAAAAAGGAGTTTTATGAACAGACAATAAATTTTATAAACTTTCTTTACCATACTGAAAAGGATAATCCGTCTTATACCATTCAACTTGTTATACCACCAATATATTTGGAGATGCTGGATTTACCGTCGTTTCGAGAAGAAATAACAGAATTTTTAGAAAAAGAAGCTCAGGATGTTGAATTACTTTCTTATTGGCTTCAAAAGGAGAAAAATTTATTAAAAGTACTTAAGAAACTCATCCAAGAAAATCGAATCGAACTGCTTGGAAGTCCCGCTTCTTTCTCCCTTTTATCAAATGTTTCAACCAGTACAGGTGTTCAATTGCAAATGGAAATGGGTTTATCGATTATCGATGATTATTTAGATTATCGTCCAAAAGGATTTTGGTTTCCAGAAGGATATTTTTCACCTGGCTTGGACTTATATTTGAAAAAAGAGAAGTTAACATACAGTTATCTAAATAGTGCAACAATCTATCATAGCGATCCTTTACCAAGTGATGTTGGAATCGCAGTGGAATCCCCACATGATGTGGTTTTCTTTCCGATAGAAGAAAGTTTGTATCAGATTTTTCAAGTAGAGAATGTGACTAAACATGCCTGGGATAAAGCAATTATGGAGTTGCTTGAGTCGTATAATCATTATACAAATGAGTCGGTCTTGTCCCTACCAATTAACTTAGATAACTATGTAAAGGTGCGGGAAGATCTTAATAAAACGATCCGTTACTTAAGTGATGAAGGCTATATGGTTCATATCACGCCTAATACGTATTTAACGCAATTTAGTCAAGGGATGGATCATGTACATTTATGTGCCTCTTTCTTAAACCGTGACAGAAAAAGAAATATGCATAAACAAAGCTCTTCATATGTCTCTTTAGTTTTTATGGAAAGAGAAATTCATCAATGGAGACAAACTACTTTAAATACGGACAGTCAAAGGATTCAGAAACAGCTGGAAAAAGAATGGATAATGCTAAGCGCTTTACTTTACCAAGATAATGGGGAAAAAGAAGTAGCTGCAGACTACCTGGACGCAGCAAATAAGTTAAGTAGGTATTTGAAAGGATCTATTGATAAAGAGTGGTTATCTTTCAGAGAACAAGAGTACCCGATTTTAAATACAACAATCCAGATGACTAATCAGAAGTTAATCCAAAAGGAGTCGGCAAATAGAAAAAAAGCACTCATTTTATCATGGGAATATCCACCAAATGTAATCGGTGGTCTCGGAACACATGTAGTGGGATTAACAAGTAGTCTAGTGAAAAATGGATATGAAGTTCATCTTATTACAGCACAAGATATGAACAAAGGAGCAGAAGATGTAGAAGAAAAGGACGGTTTATTTGTTTATCGAGTCAAACCAATGCATAGTATGGAACATAATTTTATCCATTGGATTGGCGGATTAAATCTTGCAATGTGGGATAAAGCAGTAGAAATAGCTAAGCATATGACTTTCGATTTGATTCAAGCACATGATTGGCTAGTAGGTGCTGCCGCGCTTTCATTAAAGGATCAATTCCAAATTCCTTTAATCGCCACAATACATGCGACAGAGCATGGCAGAAATGGCGGAATCTATACGGAAATGCAGAAGTTTATCCATGAAAAAGAAAGGCAGCTTATACATGCAGCAGATTCTTTAATCGTTTGCAGTGAATATATGCAGAATGAAGTAATGACGGTTTTTGAAGTAGAACAAGCAAAAATTTCTGTTATCCCAAATGGAGTAGAATCTTTAAAAATGGAAGAGATTTCGCTTGCGCCAATTGAATCCTCTTATCTGAACAGTAACCAAAAAATTATTTTTGCTATGGGAAGAATGGTTAAAGAAAAAGGTTTTGGGACGCTATTAGAAGCGGCAAGAAAATTGCTTAAGAAGAGATCGGATATTTCTTTTGTTATAGCGGGAGTCGGACCAATGTATGATGAGTACCAAAAATTTATTGAGAGAAACCGACTATCGGAAAATGTCCGGTTGATAGGCTATTTACAGGAAGAACAGAAGAATGCATTTTATGCCCATGCAAATATCGTAGTGATACCGAGTTCATATGAGCCATTTGGGATTGTAGCCCTAGAATCATTAGTATTTGCAATTCCAACGATTGTTTCCCAGACGGGTGGCTTAAAAGGAATTATTAAAGATAAAGAAACAGGACTATATATGGAACCAAATAATGCAGAAAACTTAGTAGAGAATATAGAGTATTTATTGGAAAACCCATTAGTAGGTAAAGAGATTGGTCAAAATGGCAAAAAATTAGTGAGCCACCTTTTTAGTTGGAATCGAATTGGGGAAGAAACAAGAAGAGTTTTTGATGAACTAATCGTTCATGCTAAGGTGAAAGAATCCATATCTAATTAA
- a CDS encoding DUF4912 domain-containing protein, giving the protein MIEQIVNLRRKGLSFRKIAIELNSTVGKVQYQWKKYVKEQEVTGQVEEKKINKELQMKNPYVTENFWTSIDLLAKKNGMEAWLTSEETALVFWRIPEGKWQLISTYYDIDPNSCSLAIKINDITSIIYNGSNAHNYRLLPVENKQESVVLKDLVPNRSFCFEIGVLDVYQSFLPILQSNSLHTPRTSQDHTGIMEKELLKWENGDVSIPNWIEHVSTYSYYELEEQEDVKKK; this is encoded by the coding sequence TTGATTGAACAAATTGTAAATTTAAGACGTAAAGGACTTTCTTTCCGGAAAATTGCCATCGAACTAAATTCAACTGTAGGTAAAGTTCAATACCAATGGAAAAAGTACGTAAAAGAACAAGAGGTAACTGGACAAGTAGAAGAGAAAAAGATTAATAAGGAATTACAAATGAAGAATCCTTATGTAACCGAAAATTTTTGGACAAGCATTGATTTATTAGCAAAGAAAAATGGCATGGAAGCTTGGTTAACAAGCGAAGAAACGGCATTAGTATTTTGGAGAATACCTGAAGGGAAATGGCAGCTAATTTCAACTTATTATGATATTGACCCCAATAGCTGTTCTTTGGCAATAAAGATTAACGATATAACGAGCATTATATATAATGGAAGCAATGCGCATAATTATCGTTTGCTACCGGTTGAAAATAAACAGGAATCGGTTGTACTAAAAGACTTAGTGCCAAACAGAAGTTTTTGTTTTGAAATTGGCGTCCTCGATGTTTATCAATCCTTTTTGCCTATATTACAGTCTAATTCATTACATACGCCTAGAACTTCACAAGATCATACTGGAATAATGGAAAAAGAGTTGCTGAAATGGGAAAATGGGGATGTTTCCATTCCAAATTGGATTGAGCATGTAAGTACCTATAGCTATTATGAATTAGAAGAGCAAGAGGATGTGAAAAAGAAATGA
- a CDS encoding endolytic transglycosylase MltG: protein MKKQNLRSLAIGMLLSASIIASFYLYQDNNKQEQNTLNVSNATTYLQREGFTVLTEAEYTDLQTKLEESTQNQTKPNAGANKEEQEEPKEEKKETYSYTLKITSGMSISTIAELLFNENIVKDQEEFETYLIDNDYHTKIQVGSFRLTSDMSYKKIAETLTE from the coding sequence ATGAAGAAACAAAATTTACGTTCGTTGGCAATCGGAATGCTCCTTTCAGCAAGTATAATTGCTAGTTTTTATCTATATCAAGATAACAACAAGCAAGAACAGAACACCCTAAACGTTTCAAATGCGACTACCTATTTACAGAGAGAGGGTTTTACTGTATTAACAGAGGCTGAATACACAGATTTACAAACAAAATTAGAGGAAAGCACCCAGAATCAAACAAAACCAAATGCGGGAGCTAATAAAGAGGAGCAAGAAGAACCTAAAGAGGAAAAAAAGGAGACCTATTCCTACACGCTTAAAATTACCAGTGGTATGAGTATTTCTACGATCGCCGAGTTATTATTTAACGAAAACATTGTAAAAGACCAAGAAGAATTTGAAACCTATTTAATTGATAATGACTACCATACAAAAATTCAAGTTGGCAGCTTCCGCTTAACTAGTGACATGAGCTACAAAAAAATTGCCGAGACACTTACGGAATAA
- a CDS encoding IS110 family RNA-guided transposase, whose protein sequence is MNNKRNQKINQVTNSTLIIGIDIAKRTHYACAVDDRGRELSKSFAVHQSNQGFQQFYIHLHQLMKKQGKKDLLIGFEPTGHYWMNLAAFLASKGIRYVIVNPLHVKRSKEMDDNLQTKNDKKDARVIAKLITNGYFSSIRKLEGIEAELRQGSSIRGSVKKEIAKVKNQIIRWTDRYFPEFYTAFKELGKNACAVLKQTPLPVDLVGREVEELITFYREKEQLAYPARSKIAKLIKAAEQSIGLTEGVEMARLEIVMLIQKYELYTNQLETVNQELKDMVEDLAEFHYLLSIPGIGEETVIDLLSEVGSLKNYQHPRQLIKLAGLTLRENSSGKYIGRKSLSKRGRRKLRSLLYRAVLPLIRNNKVFHDLYQYYITRTNNPLKKKEALVILCSKLLKVFHGLSHQEVLFDGERMRQDISVFPA, encoded by the coding sequence ATGAATAATAAACGTAATCAAAAAATAAATCAAGTCACTAATTCTACTCTTATCATTGGCATTGATATAGCAAAAAGAACGCATTATGCTTGTGCAGTGGATGATAGAGGACGGGAATTAAGTAAATCCTTCGCCGTCCATCAGTCTAATCAAGGCTTTCAACAATTTTATATTCACTTACATCAATTGATGAAGAAACAGGGAAAGAAGGATCTTTTGATCGGTTTTGAACCTACAGGTCATTATTGGATGAATCTCGCTGCATTTCTTGCCTCCAAAGGCATTCGTTACGTCATTGTGAATCCCTTACATGTAAAACGATCGAAGGAAATGGATGACAATCTCCAAACAAAGAATGATAAGAAAGATGCGAGAGTTATTGCCAAATTAATCACAAACGGCTATTTTAGTTCTATTCGCAAGCTAGAAGGAATAGAAGCAGAACTTAGACAAGGATCTTCTATTCGGGGGAGTGTGAAGAAAGAAATAGCGAAAGTAAAAAACCAGATCATTCGATGGACAGACCGATATTTCCCTGAATTTTATACTGCTTTTAAGGAGTTAGGAAAGAATGCTTGTGCGGTGTTAAAACAGACGCCTTTACCAGTAGACTTAGTAGGACGAGAGGTAGAAGAGTTGATCACTTTCTATCGAGAGAAAGAACAGCTGGCCTATCCAGCAAGATCCAAAATAGCCAAATTAATAAAGGCGGCAGAACAATCCATCGGCTTAACAGAAGGCGTTGAAATGGCACGACTGGAAATTGTTATGTTGATACAAAAATATGAACTATATACAAATCAGTTAGAAACAGTGAATCAAGAATTAAAAGACATGGTGGAAGACCTAGCTGAATTTCACTATCTCTTATCGATTCCGGGTATTGGGGAAGAGACAGTGATTGATTTACTGTCAGAAGTAGGATCTCTAAAGAATTATCAACATCCACGCCAACTCATAAAATTAGCGGGATTAACATTACGAGAAAATTCTTCTGGAAAGTATATTGGTCGAAAAAGTCTTTCAAAGCGAGGGAGAAGAAAACTACGATCGCTTCTCTATCGGGCAGTACTCCCTTTAATACGAAACAATAAGGTCTTTCACGATTTATATCAATATTATATTACCAGGACAAATAATCCACTAAAGAAAAAAGAAGCACTTGTTATACTCTGTAGTAAACTATTGAAAGTATTTCATGGGTTAAGTCACCAAGAAGTTTTGTTTGATGGAGAACGGATGAGACAGGATATTTCCGTCTTCCCCGCCTAA
- the phoU gene encoding phosphate signaling complex protein PhoU: protein MPVREKFEAGLKELQGKLTELGEFSIQALQRSLEALETQNIEMALEIIDDDAEADRLYEEINDFAILLIAKQAPVAIDLRRIIVGIKIATDIERIADFAVNIAKATIRIGNQELVKPMVHVKKMLEITNEMLRLSLDAYNKEDTKLARKIAEMDDEVDGLNKQAFIELFEISKNKPEYLHQISQLTFVCRYLERAADHTTNIAENIFYLVKGRQYDW from the coding sequence ATGCCAGTTAGAGAGAAATTTGAAGCAGGTCTTAAGGAACTACAAGGAAAATTAACAGAGCTTGGAGAATTTTCTATTCAAGCTTTACAAAGATCTTTAGAAGCACTTGAAACACAAAACATAGAAATGGCATTAGAAATTATTGATGATGATGCAGAGGCAGATAGATTGTATGAAGAAATAAATGATTTTGCTATACTTCTAATTGCGAAACAGGCCCCTGTAGCGATTGATCTGAGACGGATTATTGTTGGAATAAAGATTGCAACAGATATTGAAAGAATCGCCGATTTTGCCGTAAATATTGCAAAAGCTACTATAAGAATAGGCAATCAAGAATTAGTAAAACCGATGGTTCACGTAAAAAAGATGCTGGAAATTACGAATGAAATGCTGCGTTTATCGCTAGATGCATATAATAAGGAAGATACAAAATTAGCACGGAAAATTGCTGAGATGGATGATGAAGTAGATGGTTTGAACAAACAAGCGTTTATTGAGTTATTCGAAATCAGTAAAAATAAACCTGAATATTTGCATCAAATCTCACAGCTGACGTTTGTATGTCGCTACTTAGAAAGAGCAGCAGACCACACTACTAATATTGCTGAAAATATCTTTTATTTAGTAAAAGGTAGACAATATGATTGGTAA
- the pstB gene encoding phosphate ABC transporter ATP-binding protein PstB — MSTVFVDKVKKAVESTTDVNTKNSVYKTNQLNLWYGDNHALKNIDLDIMENEVTSIIGPSGCGKSTYIKTLNRMIELVPGVKTSGEINYRGRNIFDKDYGVEELRTKVGMVFQKPNPFPKSIYENVAYGPKIHGIRDKKILNEIVEKSLRGAAIWDEVKDRLNQNAYGLSGGQQQRLCIARCLAIEPDVILMDEPTSALDPISTLKVEELVQELKENYSIIIVTHNMQQAARISDKTAFFLNGEVVEFDVTDKIFSNPKDKRTEDYITGRFG; from the coding sequence ATGAGCACAGTTTTTGTAGACAAAGTGAAAAAAGCAGTAGAAAGCACAACAGATGTTAACACAAAAAATTCTGTTTATAAAACAAATCAGCTTAATTTATGGTATGGGGATAATCATGCATTGAAAAATATTGATTTAGATATTATGGAAAATGAGGTAACATCCATAATTGGTCCGTCAGGCTGCGGGAAATCAACTTATATAAAAACATTAAATCGTATGATCGAATTAGTGCCTGGAGTGAAAACATCAGGGGAAATTAACTATCGCGGTCGTAATATTTTTGACAAAGATTACGGGGTGGAAGAATTAAGAACAAAAGTAGGAATGGTCTTTCAAAAACCAAACCCATTTCCAAAGTCAATTTATGAAAATGTTGCATATGGACCGAAAATTCATGGTATTCGCGATAAGAAAATTTTAAATGAAATAGTAGAGAAAAGTTTAAGAGGTGCGGCAATTTGGGATGAAGTAAAAGATAGGTTAAACCAAAATGCATATGGACTTTCTGGTGGACAACAGCAGCGTCTTTGTATTGCTCGCTGCCTAGCTATTGAACCAGATGTGATTCTAATGGATGAGCCAACATCTGCTCTCGATCCGATTTCTACTTTAAAAGTAGAGGAACTTGTTCAAGAATTAAAGGAAAATTACAGCATTATTATTGTTACACATAATATGCAGCAAGCGGCACGTATCTCTGATAAAACAGCTTTCTTCTTAAATGGAGAAGTAGTAGAGTTTGATGTAACAGATAAAATATTCTCTAACCCAAAAGATAAAAGAACAGAAGATTATATTACAGGTAGATTTGGATAA
- the pstA gene encoding phosphate ABC transporter permease PstA — MKLINHSDVIKKMKPRLLKNVIMRALFFSATLFGLVVLGVLFYRVLTQGIGYLDFQFLTSLPSRKPENAGVYTALIGTVWLMGVVAPVALLVGVGTAIYLEEYASKNKFTNFIQINISNLAGVPSIVFGLLGLTLFVRALSLGTSVLAAGLTMSLLVLPIIIVAAQEAIRAVPNELREASLGMGATKWQTIVRVVMPAAIPGILTGGILALSRAIGETAPLVVLGLPLFLAFLPRTVFDMFTVLPMQIYNWTGRPQEEFQNLAAAGIIVLLVLLILMNSIAVFIRNKFQKRY; from the coding sequence ATGAAGTTAATAAATCATTCTGATGTCATAAAGAAAATGAAACCGAGATTATTGAAAAATGTCATAATGAGAGCTTTATTTTTTAGTGCAACTTTATTTGGTTTAGTTGTTCTCGGTGTTCTTTTTTATCGAGTATTGACTCAAGGAATTGGCTATTTAGATTTTCAGTTTTTAACAAGCTTACCTTCTCGAAAACCAGAAAATGCTGGAGTATATACTGCATTAATAGGAACAGTATGGCTAATGGGGGTAGTTGCACCAGTTGCTCTACTTGTTGGAGTTGGTACAGCTATTTATCTTGAAGAATATGCAAGTAAAAATAAGTTTACAAATTTCATCCAAATTAATATATCAAACCTTGCTGGAGTACCATCCATTGTCTTTGGTTTACTTGGATTAACTTTGTTTGTTCGTGCATTATCACTTGGAACAAGTGTCCTAGCAGCTGGATTAACAATGAGTTTGTTAGTTCTACCAATCATTATTGTAGCAGCACAAGAAGCAATTCGTGCGGTGCCAAATGAATTGAGAGAAGCATCATTGGGGATGGGAGCAACAAAATGGCAGACGATTGTAAGAGTAGTAATGCCTGCAGCTATTCCTGGTATTTTAACGGGAGGAATACTAGCACTATCACGTGCAATCGGGGAAACGGCCCCTTTAGTAGTATTAGGGCTACCTTTATTCCTAGCATTCTTGCCTAGAACAGTCTTTGATATGTTCACTGTATTGCCGATGCAAATATATAACTGGACAGGAAGACCACAGGAAGAATTCCAGAATCTTGCAGCCGCAGGGATTATCGTTCTATTAGTGTTATTAATTTTAATGAATTCTATTGCAGTATTTATCAGAAATAAATTTCAAAAACGTTATTAA
- the pstC gene encoding phosphate ABC transporter permease subunit PstC, with the protein MIKQEVKANTPSVQELIAERKQKNNISRVLEKIMPKVLLITAILSVLTTLGILFTLIIETFTFFERVNIKEFITSKSWYPFSDPGSFGIMPLVSGTLKVTIIAGIVAVPIGLASAIFLSEYASDKTRRIIKPILEVLAGIPTIVYGFFALTFVTPLLRSMIPSLEMFNALSPGIVIGIMITPMIASLSEDAMSAVPRAMREGALAMGSTKFEVAIKVVLPAAVSGIVSSIVLALSRAIGETMIVAVAGGSTPKLSFNVTESIQTMTAYIVQVSQGDAGYGTTIYYSIYAVGFTLFLFTFLMNLLAQYISRRFREEY; encoded by the coding sequence ATGATTAAGCAGGAAGTTAAAGCAAACACACCATCTGTGCAAGAGTTAATCGCAGAAAGAAAGCAAAAAAACAATATCAGTAGGGTGCTAGAAAAAATAATGCCCAAGGTATTATTGATTACAGCTATTTTATCTGTTTTAACAACACTAGGTATTCTATTTACATTAATCATTGAAACATTTACTTTTTTTGAAAGAGTAAATATAAAAGAATTTATAACGAGTAAATCGTGGTATCCATTTTCTGACCCAGGTTCATTTGGAATTATGCCACTTGTGTCTGGAACATTAAAAGTAACGATTATTGCAGGAATTGTTGCTGTGCCAATAGGGTTAGCATCTGCCATTTTTTTAAGTGAATACGCGAGTGATAAAACAAGAAGAATTATTAAACCAATTTTAGAAGTTCTTGCAGGTATCCCAACGATTGTCTACGGTTTTTTTGCTTTAACATTTGTAACACCGTTGCTTCGATCGATGATTCCTTCTTTAGAAATGTTTAACGCGTTAAGTCCAGGAATAGTAATCGGAATTATGATTACACCAATGATTGCTTCTTTATCAGAAGATGCAATGAGTGCCGTTCCAAGGGCAATGCGCGAAGGGGCTCTAGCGATGGGTTCTACTAAGTTTGAAGTTGCAATCAAGGTAGTCTTACCAGCAGCTGTTTCCGGGATTGTTTCTTCTATTGTTTTAGCTTTATCAAGAGCAATTGGAGAAACGATGATTGTGGCAGTCGCAGGGGGAAGTACACCTAAGCTCAGCTTTAACGTAACAGAATCTATTCAAACGATGACAGCTTATATTGTTCAAGTTAGTCAAGGAGATGCAGGATATGGTACAACTATTTACTACAGTATTTACGCAGTTGGATTTACGTTGTTCTTATTTACCTTCTTAATGAACTTGCTTGCCCAATACATTTCTCGTCGCTTTAGGGAGGAATATTAA